Part of the Desulfobulbaceae bacterium genome is shown below.
TGGTCACTTCGCTCTGGCGTCAACAATTAAGAATTCATTATGATGCCTGGAGAATATGGCATGCACTTTTCGCCATAGCAGCCCTGGTGCTGGCCATTGTCCACATTGAAGGAATTGGCAACTACGTTTCATCTCCCTGGAAACGTGTGCTTTGGGCAACCATTTCAGCTTGCTGTCTGGCTCTTTTGTTTTATGTGCGATTGATAAAACCTTTGGTTTTACTCAGGCACCCCTACCGGGTGGAGCAAGTAGTTAAAGAAAGGGGTGATGCCTGGACTCTGGTTTTGCAGCCGGAAGGACACAGGGGTTTTACTTTTATGCCAGGACAGTTTGCCTGGCTGACCCTCAGGGACTCGCCCTTTGCCCTCAAAGAACATCCTTTTTCCATGTCATCAAGTGCTGTACAGCCACAGACGATCCATTTCACCATCAAAGAGTTGGGCGACTTCACAAGGGGAATCAAGGAGGTTTCTCCCGGACAAACAGCTTATCTTGACGGGCCATACGGAGCTTTCAGCA
Proteins encoded:
- a CDS encoding ferric reductase-like transmembrane domain-containing protein, producing MNYVQRGFFWIAVYLCLVLTPLFVLLLAPGPSGSGFWWDFSIALGFAGTSMMGGMFVLTARFRHAAVPFGIDLIYYFHRWIALVSFVFIVAHPVILVFLEPDLLDDLRPSVISWHMLAGVTSIAALTALMVTSLWRQQLRIHYDAWRIWHALFAIAALVLAIVHIEGIGNYVSSPWKRVLWATISACCLALLFYVRLIKPLVLLRHPYRVEQVVKERGDAWTLVLQPEGHRGFTFMPGQFAWLTLRDSPFALKEHPFSMSSSAVQPQTIHFTIKELGDFTRGIKEVSPGQTAYLDGPYGAFS